A window of the Lactobacillus amylovorus DSM 20531 genome harbors these coding sequences:
- a CDS encoding ATP-binding protein, which yields MLLVLMHHFSGKMATYLTGPYVEIKMLPLTFKEFLYFKKLENTDPARHLSEYLEYGGFPSVVLQTNSQLKRDVLSGIYNSILLRDVAGRATIKNTEVLERIALYLLSNTGQLISINKIANTLRSSGLKVSNNTIENYLELLHNAFLFYKVPRFDIRGKKYLRGQGKYYVVDLGFIRSQLQRKNINRGSKIENLVYLELLSRSYEVFVGKYNDKEIDFVAQKDTDVKYIQVTDQIPENSTRESDNFLHLPTGYQKIIITNNWDDVGNIDGIPVIHIIDFLTK from the coding sequence ATGTTACTGGTTCTAATGCATCACTTCTCTGGAAAGATGGCCACTTACTTAACTGGTCCATATGTTGAAATAAAAATGCTACCATTAACCTTCAAAGAATTCTTGTATTTCAAGAAACTAGAGAATACCGATCCCGCACGGCATTTAAGCGAATATCTCGAATACGGTGGTTTTCCTTCCGTAGTTTTACAAACAAATTCTCAATTAAAACGTGACGTTTTATCAGGAATTTATAATAGTATTTTGTTAAGAGACGTCGCTGGTCGAGCTACTATTAAGAACACTGAAGTTTTGGAAAGAATTGCATTATACCTTTTAAGCAATACTGGTCAATTGATCAGCATTAACAAAATTGCCAATACTCTGCGGTCTTCAGGTCTTAAAGTAAGCAACAATACGATTGAAAATTATCTTGAACTATTGCATAATGCTTTTCTGTTTTATAAAGTTCCTCGTTTTGATATTCGCGGAAAAAAATATTTACGAGGTCAAGGTAAATATTATGTTGTCGATCTAGGCTTCATTAGATCACAATTACAACGAAAAAATATTAATCGCGGTTCTAAGATTGAAAACCTAGTTTATCTTGAATTACTTAGTCGTAGTTATGAAGTCTTTGTCGGTAAATATAATGATAAAGAAATTGACTTTGTAGCTCAAAAGGATACGGATGTAAAATACATTCAAGTGACAGATCAGATTCCCGAAAATAGTACTCGTGAATCTGATAATTTCTTGCACTTACCTACTGGTTATCAAAAGATAATCATTACTAACAATTGGGACGACGTTGGTAATATTGATGGCATCCCTGTCATTCACATAATTGACTTTTTAACCAAATAA
- a CDS encoding ATP-binding protein, which produces MKPIDRPLYLKRIEPMINTEFIKIITGVRRSGKSYLLLMIKDKLLSMGVDEDQIIYINFENPEFFDLLSYKDLYKYLKDKVVANKKVYLLFDEIQEVSEWQKLINGHRIAFDSDIYVTGSNASLLWKDGHLLNWSIC; this is translated from the coding sequence ATGAAACCTATTGACAGACCTTTATATCTAAAACGGATTGAACCTATGATAAATACTGAATTTATCAAAATTATTACTGGTGTACGTCGATCTGGAAAAAGTTATTTATTATTGATGATTAAAGATAAACTCTTAAGCATGGGCGTAGACGAAGATCAGATTATTTATATTAATTTTGAAAATCCTGAGTTTTTCGATTTATTATCTTACAAAGATTTGTATAAATATCTAAAAGATAAGGTAGTTGCAAATAAAAAAGTATATTTATTATTCGATGAAATTCAAGAAGTTTCAGAATGGCAAAAATTAATTAATGGGCATAGAATTGCATTTGATTCCGACATCTATGTTACTGGTTCTAATGCATCACTTCTCTGGAAAGATGGCCACTTACTTAACTGGTCCATATGTTGA
- a CDS encoding C39 family peptidase, with the protein MKHQKLILLATLFSAGLMLTTSQTALADTTTSANQTTANNSSNSNTNNSNNNLNTKDPNSSSYTDSSQNKNENQNQTENKEPEKNESTTNKQLEAKTQPKPKARWVSQNGKRYYVVNNKPTKGLKKIDKDWYLFDKNGAMLTKVRKIPKQSNYGYFGQDGKRKFKNTKTSRAYYWINKSGNITGIKNYAKVICQRPEMPTGCEITAVTMMINFAGKNITKDQAAKIMPRSLNPNKGFIGSPYKKFPLGFWVAPNGVKPVVKHYLGTATNMTGCSIAAIKKKLIRSHLVVAWVGWFDGFSNHAIALTGYHGNTLYYNDPWTGTKRSMSVATFQRHWALDGHRALSY; encoded by the coding sequence ATGAAACATCAAAAATTAATCCTTTTAGCAACTTTATTTAGCGCCGGTTTAATGCTCACTACTAGTCAGACTGCTTTAGCCGATACTACAACAAGCGCAAACCAAACTACCGCTAATAATAGTTCAAATTCAAATACTAATAACTCAAACAATAATTTAAATACGAAGGATCCAAATAGTTCAAGTTATACTGACTCTAGTCAAAACAAGAATGAAAACCAGAATCAGACTGAAAACAAGGAACCTGAAAAAAACGAATCTACTACTAATAAGCAACTTGAGGCTAAAACTCAACCTAAGCCCAAAGCTCGTTGGGTTAGTCAAAACGGCAAGCGCTACTATGTGGTCAACAACAAGCCAACCAAGGGTTTGAAGAAGATCGACAAGGATTGGTACTTGTTCGACAAAAATGGTGCTATGCTCACCAAAGTCCGTAAGATTCCCAAGCAAAGCAATTACGGTTACTTTGGTCAGGATGGCAAGCGCAAGTTCAAGAATACCAAGACTAGTCGCGCCTACTACTGGATCAACAAATCCGGCAATATCACAGGTATTAAGAATTATGCTAAGGTAATTTGCCAGCGTCCTGAAATGCCTACTGGTTGTGAAATCACCGCTGTAACAATGATGATCAACTTTGCTGGTAAGAACATTACTAAAGATCAAGCAGCAAAAATCATGCCACGCAGCCTCAACCCTAACAAAGGCTTCATCGGTTCACCTTATAAGAAGTTTCCGTTGGGCTTCTGGGTCGCACCAAATGGCGTTAAGCCTGTGGTTAAGCACTACCTTGGCACTGCCACCAATATGACTGGCTGCAGCATTGCAGCAATTAAGAAAAAGCTGATTCGTTCTCACCTAGTTGTGGCTTGGGTTGGCTGGTTCGATGGTTTTTCTAACCATGCCATTGCCCTCACCGGTTACCACGGTAACACTTTGTACTACAATGATCCGTGGACTGGTACTAAGCGTTCAATGAGTGTAGCAACGTTCCAACGTCACTGGGCACTCGATGGTCACCGTGCATTGAGTTATTAA
- a CDS encoding MBG domain-containing protein: MNNVHYSATIYAPDGTAQTITLTKNDLQFVDADGNAITPTNAGTYTVALSPSVETRLKNLTGNNDNYTWTFKTTVTYNIASTTASAGLSGSNRKVFDGSGVTTAQINHGGSIEVTFTYPGSTDSSMYKLQDGDYTWNTSDHNAPKNVGIYTITLTDSGSATFEIIAKPISGVTISDNDQSKTYDGQAAGLDLDALSISGTDTVSGTALSDTGIQASSFDWYYASGNKLDEVPNNVGTYEARLTDRALAALQNANPNYSFSEVNGTIKYMINPKVATDKLGNSGTKTYNGQGTSVSDIINSVTWNPGGLVTGDDYEWMTKNTDGTYSVMTGLPTNVGPYYLKLKDSGITKIKNANTNYSFADGPISPTSDEQAISPKSAIFNHTTNNKNENAKKNELPQTGSAHKGPLAWLSSLFAGLSLFGLAADRKRKKKDDN, from the coding sequence ATTAATAATGTTCACTATTCAGCTACTATTTACGCTCCAGATGGAACAGCACAAACTATCACTTTAACCAAGAATGATCTTCAATTTGTAGATGCTGATGGCAATGCAATTACTCCAACTAATGCTGGTACTTACACAGTTGCATTATCACCATCTGTCGAAACCAGATTGAAGAACTTAACTGGCAACAACGATAACTACACGTGGACATTTAAGACTACTGTAACTTACAATATTGCTTCAACTACTGCTTCTGCAGGATTATCTGGATCTAACCGAAAGGTATTTGATGGATCTGGTGTAACAACTGCACAAATCAATCATGGCGGCAGCATTGAAGTTACATTCACATACCCAGGTAGCACCGATAGTAGTATGTACAAACTTCAAGATGGTGACTATACTTGGAATACATCAGATCATAATGCTCCTAAGAACGTTGGTATCTACACTATCACTTTGACTGATAGTGGATCAGCCACATTTGAAATCATTGCTAAGCCAATTAGCGGTGTAACTATTTCTGATAATGATCAAAGTAAGACTTACGATGGTCAAGCTGCTGGATTGGATCTCGATGCTTTGAGCATTAGCGGTACTGATACTGTAAGTGGTACTGCATTGTCAGATACAGGAATTCAGGCTAGCAGCTTTGATTGGTACTATGCAAGTGGTAATAAGCTTGATGAAGTTCCAAATAATGTGGGCACTTACGAAGCTCGTTTGACAGACAGAGCTTTGGCAGCATTGCAAAATGCAAATCCAAACTACAGCTTCAGTGAAGTCAACGGTACGATTAAGTACATGATTAATCCAAAAGTTGCTACAGATAAATTAGGAAACAGTGGTACGAAGACTTACAACGGTCAAGGTACCTCAGTCAGCGATATTATTAACTCAGTAACTTGGAATCCAGGTGGTCTAGTAACTGGTGATGACTATGAATGGATGACTAAGAATACTGACGGTACTTACAGTGTTATGACAGGTCTTCCAACTAACGTTGGCCCTTACTACTTGAAGCTTAAGGATAGCGGAATTACTAAGATCAAGAACGCTAATACTAATTACAGTTTTGCAGATGGTCCAATTAGTCCAACTTCTGACGAACAAGCTATTAGTCCTAAGAGCGCAATCTTCAACCATACAACTAATAACAAGAATGAGAATGCCAAGAAGAATGAGTTGCCACAAACTGGTTCAGCGCATAAAGGTCCACTTGCATGGCTTAGTTCATTGTTCGCAGGCTTGAGTCTATTCGGCTTAGCCGCTGACAGAAAGCGCAAGAAGAAGGACGATAATTAA
- a CDS encoding 5-methyltetrahydropteroyltriglutamate--homocysteine S-methyltransferase translates to MSRNLVHYDIVGSFLRPAELKQARADFAAKKISKDDLKKVEDEEIKKLVAKEEKAGLKIVTDGEFRRSYWHLDTFWGFGGIKHTKQEHGYFFHDEETRNDSAQVEGKIEFTGDHPDLEAFKYLKSITDSSDVTPRQSIPSPAQFYAELVRGPENVTAVKKFYSSEYELLDDISKAYRNLILALYDAGCRDVKLDDCTWGMVVDDDFWATMVKQGFDRDDLEKKYLRVNNGALVDLPDDLRVSTHICRGNYHSTWAAKGGYGPVAKYVFAKENVDAFYLEFDNKRSGSFDPIKEVPAGKEVVLGLVTSKKPELEKPDDLITRVKEAAQFHDLQDLALSTQCGFASTEEGNQLTEEEQWKKIALVIDTAKQIWA, encoded by the coding sequence ATGAGTAGAAATTTAGTACATTATGATATCGTTGGTAGTTTTTTAAGACCTGCAGAATTAAAGCAAGCAAGAGCAGATTTTGCCGCAAAGAAGATTTCTAAGGATGACTTAAAGAAAGTTGAAGACGAAGAAATTAAGAAATTAGTTGCCAAAGAAGAAAAGGCTGGTTTAAAGATCGTCACTGATGGTGAGTTTAGACGAAGCTACTGGCACCTTGATACCTTCTGGGGCTTCGGAGGAATCAAGCATACTAAGCAAGAACACGGTTACTTCTTCCACGATGAAGAAACCCGTAACGATTCGGCCCAAGTTGAAGGTAAGATTGAATTTACTGGTGATCATCCTGATCTCGAAGCCTTTAAGTATTTAAAGAGTATCACTGATAGCAGTGACGTCACTCCTCGTCAAAGCATCCCTTCACCCGCACAATTCTACGCCGAACTCGTTCGTGGTCCAGAAAACGTGACAGCCGTAAAGAAGTTTTACTCCAGTGAATACGAATTACTCGACGATATTTCAAAGGCCTACCGCAATTTAATCCTCGCCCTCTATGATGCAGGTTGCCGCGACGTCAAACTTGATGACTGTACTTGGGGCATGGTTGTTGATGACGACTTCTGGGCAACAATGGTTAAGCAAGGTTTCGACCGTGACGACTTGGAAAAGAAATACCTCCGTGTTAACAACGGTGCTTTAGTCGACTTGCCAGACGACTTACGTGTTTCAACTCACATCTGCCGCGGCAATTACCACTCAACTTGGGCAGCAAAAGGCGGCTACGGTCCAGTTGCCAAATATGTTTTCGCTAAAGAAAACGTCGATGCCTTTTATCTAGAATTCGATAATAAAAGATCTGGTAGCTTCGATCCAATCAAGGAAGTACCAGCAGGAAAAGAAGTTGTTCTTGGCCTTGTAACCAGCAAGAAGCCAGAACTTGAAAAGCCTGACGACCTGATCACTAGAGTTAAAGAAGCCGCTCAATTCCACGACTTGCAAGACTTAGCTCTTAGCACCCAATGTGGTTTTGCCTCAACCGAGGAAGGCAACCAATTAACCGAAGAAGAACAATGGAAGAAGATTGCTTTAGTAATCGATACTGCTAAGCAAATCTGGGCATAA
- a CDS encoding S-ribosylhomocysteine lyase, with product MAKVESFTLDHTKVKAPYVRLITVEEGPKGDKISNYDLRLVQPNKNAIPTGGLHTIEHLLASLLRDRLDGVIDCSPFGCRTGFHLIVWGEHSTTEVAKALKSSLEEIRDTITWEDVPGTTIKTCGNYRDHSLFTAKEWCRDILEEGISDDPFERHVI from the coding sequence ATGGCAAAAGTCGAGAGTTTCACCCTGGATCACACTAAAGTTAAGGCACCTTACGTTCGTTTAATTACTGTTGAAGAAGGACCAAAAGGCGACAAGATTTCTAACTACGATTTGCGTTTAGTCCAACCTAACAAGAACGCCATTCCAACGGGTGGTTTGCACACCATCGAACACCTGCTTGCAAGTTTACTCCGCGATCGTCTTGACGGCGTTATCGATTGTTCGCCATTCGGCTGTCGGACTGGTTTTCACTTGATCGTTTGGGGCGAGCATTCAACTACTGAAGTTGCAAAAGCTCTTAAGTCCTCCCTTGAAGAAATTCGCGATACCATCACTTGGGAAGACGTTCCAGGAACCACGATTAAGACCTGTGGTAACTATCGCGATCACTCACTCTTTACTGCAAAGGAATGGTGCCGCGACATCCTTGAAGAAGGCATCAGTGACGATCCATTTGAACGTCATGTCATTTAA